The proteins below are encoded in one region of Rhododendron vialii isolate Sample 1 chromosome 7a, ASM3025357v1:
- the LOC131334306 gene encoding sm-like protein LSM7, with product MSGRKETVLDLAKFVDKGVQVKLTGGRQVTGTLKGYDQLLNLVLDEAIEFLRDADDPLKTTDQTRRLGLIVCRGTAVMLVSPTDGTDEIANPFLQPDGA from the exons TCGGGCAGGAAAGAAACAGTCTTGGATTTGGCAAAGTTTGTTGACAAGGGTGTCCAAGTGAAGCTTACTGGTGGAAGACAAG TGACAGGAACCTTGAAAGGATATGATCAGTTATTGAATCTTGTCTTGGATGAAGCCATAGAGTTCCTTAGAG ATGCGGATGATCCACTGAAGACCACTGATCAGACCAGGCGGCTTGGCTTAATT GTTTGTAGGGGAACTGCAGTAATGCTTGTATCACCAACCGATGGAACTGATGAGATTGCTAATCCTTTTCTCCAGCCAGATGGGGCCTAA
- the LOC131334307 gene encoding zinc finger A20 and AN1 domain-containing stress-associated protein 5 has product MAQRTEKEETEFKVVPDSTTTATTIILCVNNCGVIANPKTNNMCQNCFNSTTSSSSVIVTSQKPRSISSRSPKRSSSPAEAVRIPTAQDPTEGSKREVSRCSGCQRKVGLTGFRCRCGDLFCADHRYSDRHDCSYDYKAAGREAIARENPVVKAAKIVRV; this is encoded by the coding sequence ATGGCACAGAGAACCGAGAAAGAAGAAACCGAATTCAAGGTCGTCCCCGACTCCacaaccaccgccaccaccataaTCCTGTGCGTCAACAACTGCGGCGTCATCGCCAACCCCAAGACCAACAACATGTGCCAGAACTGCTTcaactccaccacctcctcctcctccgtcaTCGTGACGTCACAGAAACCGAGATCCATCTCATCGCGCTCGCCGAAGAGGTCTTCCAGTCCGGCCGAGGCCGTACGGATCCCGACGGCGCAGGATCCGACGGAAGGATCGAAGAGGGAGGTGAGCCGGTGCTCCGGTTGCCAGAGGAAGGTGGGGTTGACCGGATTCCGGTGCCGGTGCGGGGACCTGTTCTGCGCGGACCACCGGTACTCCGACCGCCACGACTGCAGCTACGATTACAAGGCTGCCGGACGGGAGGCGATCGCAAGGGAGAATCCGGTGGTCAAGGCCGCGAAGATCGTCAGAGTTTGA